The Corynebacterium marinum DSM 44953 genome contains the following window.
TGTTCTCCAGCACGTCATCGAGCAGCTCGCCGGTCTCGAGGTTCCGGATGCGCAGAGTGAAGCGCTCCTCGCCGGTGGTGTCGACGGAATAGGCGAGGAGACGGCCGGAGGTGGTGACCGAGGAGGCGCCGAGGGAGAAGAACTCGTGCCCTTCGGCGAGCGCGTTGAGGTCGAGGATGACCTGTTCGCCTTCCGGGCGGCCCTCTTCGGGGATGACCGGCGGGGTCCACGGATCGTGGGCCTCGTTGACCGGGATGCGGCAGGAGTAGCCGTAGTCCTTGCCCTCCTCGGTCCGCCCGTAGTACCACCAGTCGCCGGAGCGCTGCGGGACGGACATGTCCGTCTCCTTGATGCGGGACTTGATCTCGGTGTAGATCTGCCCGGTCAGGTCCTCGATGCCGGCGGTCTGCTGTTTCGTGTAGGCGTTCTCCGCCTCGAGGTGGGCGATCGTCTCCGGGGAATCCTTGTCCCGCAGCCATTCGTAGTCATCGACGAAGGTCCGCCCGTGGAATTCACGGACGACCGGGTGGCGGGGAGCGATCGGGGGCTGCAGAGTCATGCCCACCGATCGTAGTCACCTGCTACACGCACTCCCCGACCCAGGTGCAGAACTTCTCGCCCGACAGGCGCTCGTAAGCCTCGATGTAGCGCTCCCGGGTGGCCTCCACCACGGAGCCCGGCAGCGCCGGAGGCGGGGTGGTGTCGTCCTGCGACCAGCCGGACTTCGGGGAGGTCAGCCAGTTGCGCACGTACTGCTTGTCGAAGCTCGGCTGCACCTTCCCCTCCTCGTAGCTGTCCGCCGGCCAGTAGCGGGAGGAGTCGGGGGTCAGGACCTCGTCGGCCAGCACGAGGGTGCCGTCCGTGTCCAGGCCGAACTCGAATTTGGTGTCCGCCAGGATGATGCCCTTGGATTCCGCGAGGGCGGCGGCCTGCGAGTAGATGCGCAGGGTGGCGTCGCGCAGCTCGTTGGCGCGGGTCTCGCCCAGCTTGTCGACGACCGCGTCGAAGCTCACGTTCTCGTCGTGGTCGCCGAGCTCCGCCTTCGTGGCGGGCGTGAAGATCGGCTCCGGCAGCTTCGAGGACTCGACCAGCCCGGCCGGCAGCTCGATGCCGCAGACGGTGCCGTCGGATTTGTACTCCTTGAGCCCCGAACCGGTGAGGTAGCCGCGCGCGACGCACTCGAAGGGCAGCATCTTCAGCTTCTTCACGATCAGCGCGCGGCCAAGCACCTCCTCCGGGATCCGC
Protein-coding sequences here:
- a CDS encoding phosphoribosylaminoimidazolesuccinocarboxamide synthase codes for the protein MRPELSDYNHLSAGKVREIYEVDDNTLLMVVSDRISAYDHLLDPEIPDKGRVLTAMSVFFFDAIDFPNHLAGPVDDPRIPEEVLGRALIVKKLKMLPFECVARGYLTGSGLKEYKSDGTVCGIELPAGLVESSKLPEPIFTPATKAELGDHDENVSFDAVVDKLGETRANELRDATLRIYSQAAALAESKGIILADTKFEFGLDTDGTLVLADEVLTPDSSRYWPADSYEEGKVQPSFDKQYVRNWLTSPKSGWSQDDTTPPPALPGSVVEATRERYIEAYERLSGEKFCTWVGECV